CGAGCCGCTGTTCGAGGAGCGCCGCCTGGCGCTGGAAGTGGTCGACCTCGCGCGCGCAGGCCGCGGCCGCGCTGTCGACGGCCCGCGGCCCGCCGGCGACGAACACCCGCGCCGCGCGCGACTGCGTCGCCGGCGGCGGCAGGTAAGTGACGGTGAGCGTGTACTCGCTCACGAACTGTCCCGGCCGCGTGTCCCCCGCCCGCCGGTGCCCCGCCCCGCCCGCGAACGCCGCCCGCCGCTCGGCGTCGATCCACGCCGGCACCGACACGTCGGGCACGTCGGAGGCGAGCGGCGGGAACGCGCTCGCCGGGTACGGCTCCGCCGGACGGCGGACGGCGTCGACGTGCCACATCCACCCGTCCGCGAACGGCAGCAGCGCGTCGTTCACCTGGCGCGCGAGCGCATCGAGGGCGGCGCCGCTCGCGGTCGCCGTGTCGGGGCCGGTGTATCGCCAGCCGCCGAGCAGCGCGCCGTCCTTGTTGAGCACCACGGCGCGCGGTGGGCCCGCGACGAGGAAGCCCCACTGCAGCACGTCGGCGAGTCCCTCGGGCAGCACCCGGTGCTCGCGCGCGCGACCCACCACCGCGGCGAGCCCGGCGCCGGACACGCCGCCGCACAGGATCGAGAGCGCGTCGAGCATTGCGGCCTCAGGCGAGCGGCGGGAGCGACGCGCGTGCGCGGCTCGCGCGCCGGAGCGCGGCCCGCGGGTCGGCGTGCGACGGGTAGTACGCGCGCCAGCGGAGGCTTCGCACGTAGACCGCGGTGGCCATCGGGTCGCGCGCGGTGAGCCACGCCATCGTGGGGTGAATCACGCCAACGACGAGCGCCACGATCCCGAGCGTGATCAGGTGCGGCCCGACGCTCATCAGCAGCCCGGCCGCGACGGTCACCTCAAGCGCGAGCACCGGGCGTTCGACGCCAGCGAGCAGTACGGGACGGACGAGCGCCGGGTGGACGCGGCGTGCGGGGGCGCCGGACTCGGCCCCCGCATTCTCACCCGTTCGTACCATCGCCCCGGAAGTGTTCACTTCCTGCACAACGCCTCACTGCAGCGTCAGAGGGTCGCCCCGGCGACGATGCCGAGGTTGGCGAGGAGCGTCACTGAACCGAGGGCGATGGCGCCGCCGAACGCGATCTGGCCGAGCTTCTTGAGGCCCTCCTCATTGCGGGTGAACGCCCACAGGATCCCGCACCCGACGACTGCCAGCAGAACGAGGACGCGCGCCGTCGTGGTGGACAGGTTGCTCAGGATGTTGGTGAGCGGCGTGTCCCACGGCATCGCGGCGCCGCCGGCGGCCCACGCGGGCGCGGCGGCGAGCATCAGGCCGGCAAACAGCGCGGCGCCGCGCGCCGCGTGCGGGACGGCAGCGCGGGCGCGGAGGGCGACGCGGGGGAGCTGGCGACGGGACATGGGCGGAACCTCCTGTGGCGTTAGGCGGCCGGCGTCGGGGTGGGCCGGCGGGGCGCCGGGGCCGGATGCCCCGGTCCGGCGGGCAGGCGCGGGCGCGCTCAGACGGGCAGCCACGCGCCGTGCTCGGAGCAGCGGCGCAGCGCGAACCCGCCCGCCGCCGAGTAGCCGTCGACGCGCACGAGGTCCGTGACGCGCCGGTTCTGGTTGTTGCCGCTGAGCACCATGACCAGCCCGACCGCCTCCCCGACGAGGTCGAGCTGCGGGGGCACGTTGGCGCGCTGGGCGAGTCGGTCGAGGCGGTGGAGCGCGCCTAACGCGCTCTCCGCGTGCGTCGTGCAGAAGCCGCCAGGGTGGCCGGTGGCGGACGCGTCCAGGAAGTCGAGCGCAGCCTCGTCGCGCACCTCGCCGAGCACGATGCGAGTGGGCGAGGCGCGGAGCGTCGCCTTGAGCAGCGCTGCGAAGGACAGCTCCGGCGTGGTCCGGAGCGCGAGATGATTTTCGAGCGGGCACGCCAGCTCGGGCGTGTCCTCGAGAATGACGAGGCGGTCGTCGGGGCACCACCGGCCGATCTCGGCCAGCAGCGAGCGGCCGAGCGTCGTCTTGCCGGAGCCCGTGCCGCCGCAGATGACGAGGGTGCGGCGGTCCTCCACGGCGCAGCGGAGCGCGGTGAGAAACGCCTGAGGCATGCGGCCGCGCGCGACGTACTCGTCGAGCGTCGGTGTGTACGTCGGCCGCTTGCGGATCACGAGCCCGTAGCCGGCGGCTGCGGGCGGCACGAACGCCTGCAGGCGCGCGCCGCCGTACGGGGCCGCGTCGGGGAGCTGCGCGGCGAGCACCGGGCGCGCGGGCCCGAGGGCGACGGCGTGCGCGGTGGCGACGACGTGGAGCCACGACTCGAGGCGCTCGGGCGGCAAGAACACGTCGGTCGCCACCGGCCCCCGCGACCACGTGTCGAGGCGGAGGCGCCCGTCCTGCGGGTTCACCACCCCCTCGGTCACGTCGTCGTCGGCCAGCACGGACGTCGCGAACTCCCGGCACAACCGGGTCAGCCGCTCCGCACCAGCGTCGTCGTCACGCCACGGCATCCTGCCCCCTGCTTGCTGCTGGCGTGCTGCGCGCGGGCCACGGGCGGCGCTCGCGACGGCAGACACGCGTGTGCAGCCATCATCGCGCGGGGACGACCGAGGGCGCTACGCTCCGTTTGGTTCCGGGGCGGCTGGTTCGGGACGGTGCGGTTCCGTACCGAGCGGTACCGGCGTGCCTAACCGTCGTGGCGCGACATCGCCGGCTGGACGACACCGGAGACCCGTGTCACAACTCATCCCGGGACCTAGCTGCGCTCTGCAGTCGGGCTGTTTCAGTCCGAGGGGTTTCGAGGGAGGCTCGTCGGCGAGGGTCGGACACCCCCCCCGAGCTGCGCGGGAGCAGCTCGACGGGCGGCGCGCCGTTAGGGCCGGCGCCGGGGTGGCGAGGCGAGCCCAAGCATTCCGGCCGTCCGGGGTCGCCTAGGTGCGACCGAGCGCACGTCGGCGGCCGGCCCGTTGACCTTGCTCAGCAAGGCATAGTACCTTGCCGAACAAGGTACCC
The sequence above is a segment of the Gemmatimonadetes bacterium T265 genome. Coding sequences within it:
- the trbB gene encoding conjugal transfer protein TrbB, with the protein product MPWRDDDAGAERLTRLCREFATSVLADDDVTEGVVNPQDGRLRLDTWSRGPVATDVFLPPERLESWLHVVATAHAVALGPARPVLAAQLPDAAPYGGARLQAFVPPAAAGYGLVIRKRPTYTPTLDEYVARGRMPQAFLTALRCAVEDRRTLVICGGTGSGKTTLGRSLLAEIGRWCPDDRLVILEDTPELACPLENHLALRTTPELSFAALLKATLRASPTRIVLGEVRDEAALDFLDASATGHPGGFCTTHAESALGALHRLDRLAQRANVPPQLDLVGEAVGLVMVLSGNNQNRRVTDLVRVDGYSAAGGFALRRCSEHGAWLPV